One window of Quercus robur chromosome 5, dhQueRobu3.1, whole genome shotgun sequence genomic DNA carries:
- the LOC126725451 gene encoding hydroxyphenylpyruvate reductase-like, with product MDSITVLMTSPMSDYLEKQLKDRFNLVKLWTYSSKTHFFKHNSHSIRAIVGNTKIGADAELIDSLPELEIVSSYSVGLDKIDLRKCQEKGIRVTNTPDVLTDDVADVAMGLMLAVTRRVCECDRFVRRGLWPKGDFRLTNKFSGMQVGIVGLGRIGSAIAKRAEAFGCPISYYSRSEKPETNYKYFSNIIDLAVNCQILVVACALTKETHHIINREVIDALGPEGILINIGRGSHIDEPELVSALLEGRLGGAGLDVFENEPEVPEQLFGLENVVLMPHVGSDTVETADAMADLVIKNLEAHFLKKPLLTPVV from the exons ATGGACTCCATTACCGTCCTAATGACCAGCCCAATGTCCGATTACCTCGAAAAACAACTCAAAGACCGGTTCAACCTCGTCAAGCTCTGGACCTATTCctcaaaaacccattttttcaAGCACAATTCCCATTCAATCAGAGCAATAGTCGGAAACACCAAAATTGGCGCCGACGCCGAGCTCATCGACTCGTTGCCAGAGCTGGAGATTGTCTCGAGTTACAGTGTTGGTTTGGACAAGATTGATCTGAGGAAATGTCAGGAAAAGGGGATTAGGGTCACAAACACGCCGGATGTGTTGACGGATGATGTTGCAGATGTGGCGATGGGGTTGATGTTGGCGGTTACGAGGAGGGTTTGCGAGTGTGACCGGTTTGTTAGACGTGGGTTGTGGCCGAAAGGCGATTTCAGATTGACTAATAAG TTCAGTGGTATGCAAGTTGGAATTGTTGGGTTGGGCAGGATTGGTTCAGCAATTGCAAAGAGAGCTGAAGCATTTGGATGCCCTATCAGTTACTATTCTAGATCTGAGAAACCAGAAACAAATTACAAGTACTTTTCGAACATTATTGACTTGGCTGTCAATTGTCAAATTCTTGTTGTTGCGTGTGCTCTGACAAAAGAAACCCACCATATTATCAATCGTGAAGTCATTGATGCATTGGGTCCAGAGGGCATTCTCATCAACATTGGACGAGGCTCACATATTGACGAACCCGAACTTGTGTCTGCACTCCTTGAAGGCCGTTTGGGCGGGGCTGGGCTCGATGTCTTTGAAAACGAGCCAGAGGTTCCTGAACAACTGTTTGGGCTTGAAAATGTAGTTCTCATGCCTCATGTGGGGAGTGACACTGTGGAAACCGCTGATGCAATGGCAGACCTTGTCATAAAGAACTTGGAGGCGCACTTTTTAAAGAAGCCACTCTTAACTCCGGTAGTTTGA
- the LOC126725452 gene encoding uncharacterized protein LOC126725452 produces MLEGKAMIEDTDMPLKMQIQAMASASQALDHYDVVDCKSIAAHIKKDFDKNYGSGWQCVVGKNFGCYFTHSEGSFIYFKLETLNFLIFKGIASSSSH; encoded by the exons aTGTTGGAAGGAAAAGCTATGATAGAAGACACAGACATGCCACTAAAGATGCAAATCCAAGCAATGGCCTCTGCTTCTCAAGCTTTAGATCACTATGATGTGGTTGACTGCAAATCCATAGCTGCACACATCAAAAAG GATTTTGACAAGAACTATGGGAGTGGATGGCAGTGCGTGGTGGGTAAAAATTTTGGGTGTTACTTCACTCATTCTGAAGGATCCTTCATCTACTTTAAATTGGAGACTCTCAACTTCCTCATCTTCAAAGGGATTGCTTCCTCCTCCTCTCACTGA